A single genomic interval of Rosistilla ulvae harbors:
- a CDS encoding DUF1559 domain-containing protein, giving the protein MKHRVRGFTLIELLVVIAIVGILVGLLLPAVQAVRESARRMKCQNNLKQFGLALHSYHDTHNQFPSAYLRSNHAFWSAAILPYVEQNNVYQTLDFNLPASWRMIGNPNAIALQTRFDLFQCPSASNRQGNDDFLVDRVPSNYIACGSGLITREAGPDPGPQKLMYHQDIDGFIFDQSRTRIRDMKDGTTQTIAVSEAVNLPEIHDVDYWGLGSSVDHWPIGSPSFGSNEVSEVMGSTGVPINVSLDRTTERSIDERELCFSSRHRGGVQAVLVDGHVKFFAETIDPQIWSALGTRNNGEVIPDSL; this is encoded by the coding sequence ATGAAACACCGTGTGCGTGGGTTTACGTTGATCGAGTTGCTGGTGGTGATTGCGATCGTCGGGATTCTTGTCGGTCTGCTGTTGCCTGCCGTCCAAGCGGTACGTGAATCGGCGCGGCGAATGAAGTGTCAAAACAATCTCAAGCAATTTGGCCTCGCACTCCATTCCTACCACGATACCCACAATCAATTTCCTTCGGCCTATCTTCGATCGAATCACGCATTCTGGTCCGCTGCAATCCTGCCGTATGTCGAACAAAACAACGTCTATCAGACGCTCGATTTCAACTTGCCTGCCAGTTGGAGAATGATCGGGAATCCCAACGCAATCGCGTTACAAACACGGTTCGACTTGTTTCAATGCCCTTCCGCAAGCAACCGACAGGGGAACGACGACTTCCTTGTCGATCGTGTGCCATCGAACTACATCGCCTGTGGATCGGGGCTTATAACGCGTGAAGCAGGTCCCGATCCCGGCCCACAAAAATTGATGTACCATCAAGATATCGACGGTTTTATCTTCGATCAGAGTCGGACGCGGATCCGCGATATGAAAGATGGCACAACCCAAACGATCGCGGTCAGTGAAGCGGTCAACCTGCCCGAAATCCACGATGTCGATTACTGGGGCCTCGGCTCCTCAGTCGACCACTGGCCGATCGGTTCTCCATCGTTTGGTTCGAATGAGGTCTCTGAGGTGATGGGATCGACGGGGGTTCCAATCAACGTCTCGTTAGATCGAACGACCGAACGGTCTATCGATGAACGTGAACTCTGCTTTTCCAGTCGTCATCGCGGCGGCGTCCAGGCGGTGTTGGTCGATGGACATGTGAAGTTCTTCGCCGAAACGATCGACCCGCAGATCTGGTCGGCGCTTGGGACCCGCAATAACGGCGAAGTGATCCCCGATTCACTGTGA
- the mtaB gene encoding tRNA (N(6)-L-threonylcarbamoyladenosine(37)-C(2))-methylthiotransferase MtaB has translation MSAKLKTHTLGCKVNQYETELVRQGLQRAGYRDADKDEAADVCVVNTCTVTAEGDTKSRQIIRRMARQNPDARIVVMGCYATRAPEEVLALPGVSEVVTDKRELPDLLTRFGVIDLPTGLDGHSGRKRAYVKVQDGCLLRCSYCIIPQVRPELTSRPMEHIVEEVERLVAGGFREVVLTGIHLGHYGVDWNRQQPKEKWIRLAHLVQRLAELPGEFRIRLSSIEATEVTRELIEIMQSYPTRIAPHLHLCLQSGSDTILRAMRRRWSTRMFLDRCQMLRDALDHPALTTDVIVGFPGETEEHFQQTCQTSREAGFSKIHVFPYSPRRGTPAAEYADQIDKQVKQERVDRLLALEAELRADYYRSLVGRELDVLVEGSQPIVDLAAGTPHYVHRGTSCRYAPVEFHSADANLEKQLIKVQVAEAKDDRVTGQRRNDA, from the coding sequence ATGTCTGCAAAGCTCAAAACCCATACGCTCGGCTGTAAAGTCAACCAATACGAAACCGAACTCGTGCGGCAGGGGCTGCAACGCGCCGGTTATCGCGATGCGGACAAAGACGAAGCGGCCGACGTGTGCGTGGTAAACACCTGCACGGTCACCGCCGAAGGGGACACGAAGAGCCGGCAGATCATTCGTCGGATGGCGCGGCAGAATCCCGACGCTCGAATCGTCGTGATGGGATGTTACGCCACGCGGGCTCCCGAAGAGGTCCTCGCACTGCCGGGAGTGTCTGAAGTCGTTACCGACAAGCGAGAGCTGCCCGATCTGCTGACGCGGTTTGGCGTGATCGATCTGCCGACCGGACTGGATGGCCACAGCGGCCGCAAGCGAGCGTATGTCAAAGTGCAAGACGGTTGCCTGTTGCGATGCAGTTATTGCATCATCCCCCAGGTCCGGCCCGAACTGACGAGCCGCCCGATGGAGCATATCGTCGAGGAAGTGGAGCGTCTGGTCGCCGGCGGATTCCGCGAAGTCGTGCTGACTGGAATCCACTTGGGCCACTACGGCGTCGACTGGAATCGCCAGCAACCGAAAGAGAAATGGATTCGCCTGGCTCACTTGGTCCAGCGATTGGCCGAATTGCCGGGCGAGTTCCGGATCCGGTTGAGTAGTATCGAGGCGACCGAGGTGACGCGCGAGCTGATCGAGATCATGCAGAGCTACCCGACGCGGATCGCACCCCATCTGCATCTGTGCCTTCAGAGTGGCAGCGACACGATCCTGCGAGCGATGCGACGCCGCTGGAGCACGCGGATGTTCTTGGACCGCTGCCAGATGTTGCGCGACGCACTGGACCACCCCGCGCTGACGACCGACGTGATCGTCGGCTTCCCGGGCGAAACCGAAGAGCATTTCCAGCAGACGTGCCAGACCAGCCGCGAGGCAGGCTTTTCGAAGATCCACGTCTTCCCCTACAGCCCGCGACGGGGAACTCCCGCGGCTGAATACGCCGACCAAATCGACAAACAGGTCAAACAGGAGCGGGTCGATCGGCTGTTGGCTCTGGAGGCGGAACTGCGAGCCGATTATTACCGCAGCCTCGTTGGGCGCGAGCTCGACGTGCTGGTCGAGGGATCGCAACCGATCGTCGATCTAGCGGCGGGGACGCCTCATTACGTTCATCGCGGCACATCGTGCCGGTACGCACCGGTCGAATTCCACAGCGCCGATGCGAACCTGGAAAAGCAGCTGATCAAAGTCCAGGTGGCCGAAGCGAAAGATGATCGCGTGACAGGCCAGCGTCGCAATGACGCCTGA
- a CDS encoding ATP-dependent Clp protease adaptor ClpS, whose protein sequence is MTSKSAAAAIPEVEQQGTRPKPKRQPRYNVILWNDDDHSYEYVMMMMKELFRYPIEKGFQVAKEVDRSGRAICLTTTREHAELKRDQIHAFGKDSLIARCQGSMSATIEPVPGE, encoded by the coding sequence ATGACAAGCAAAAGCGCCGCAGCGGCGATACCTGAAGTAGAACAACAGGGAACGCGACCCAAGCCAAAACGGCAGCCGCGTTACAACGTCATCCTATGGAATGACGACGATCATTCGTATGAATACGTAATGATGATGATGAAAGAGCTGTTTCGCTATCCGATCGAAAAAGGCTTTCAAGTCGCCAAAGAGGTCGATCGCAGCGGGCGAGCGATCTGTTTGACGACGACCCGCGAACACGCCGAACTGAAACGCGATCAGATCCACGCGTTTGGCAAGGATTCGCTGATCGCTCGCTGCCAAGGGAGCATGTCGGCGACGATCGAACCGGTTCCCGGCGAATAA
- a CDS encoding dipeptidase — MAKDLDTILHSREADFQSDLIDWLKIPSISSDSRHTQDVHAAADWVVEKFRSLDLEVELIPTQGHPLVYAQTPPVPGAPVVLVYGHYDVQPVEPLDKWVTGPFEPDVRDGNIYARGATDDKGQVLTHIQSLAAWRETGQPLPLQIKYLIEGEEEVGSENLQQFLKTESERLACDVVVISDNSQLGDGKPAITYGLRGIIAFELHVDGPARDLHSGSFGGALANPANVLCRMMSELIDAEGKIQIPGFYDDVRELSDAERAQLAKLPFDETRFAKQVGVDALVGEPGFTTNERRWARPTLDINGLTSGHQGEGGKTIVPSTASVKFTCRLVPDQNPDKIAEVVKERIAAICPSGVRHRLEIGHGGGGMLASIDSPYMAAAQQAIERSFGVTPFLIREGGSIPIVAEFQEQLGAECLLLGWGLDDDNAHSPNEKFCLADFHRGIRASAYLWEELAAKS, encoded by the coding sequence ATGGCTAAAGACCTAGACACTATTTTGCACTCTCGCGAAGCCGATTTTCAATCCGATTTGATCGATTGGTTGAAAATTCCCAGTATCAGCTCCGATTCGCGGCATACCCAAGATGTCCACGCCGCAGCCGACTGGGTTGTCGAGAAGTTCCGCTCGCTGGATCTCGAGGTCGAGTTGATCCCGACCCAGGGGCATCCGTTGGTCTACGCCCAGACGCCGCCGGTGCCGGGCGCTCCCGTCGTCCTGGTCTACGGACATTATGATGTTCAGCCGGTGGAGCCGCTGGACAAGTGGGTGACCGGCCCGTTTGAACCCGATGTTCGCGACGGCAACATCTACGCTCGGGGGGCTACCGATGACAAGGGGCAGGTGCTGACGCATATTCAAAGCCTGGCCGCCTGGCGTGAAACCGGCCAGCCGCTGCCGCTGCAGATCAAATATCTGATCGAAGGCGAAGAGGAAGTTGGCAGCGAGAACCTGCAACAATTCCTCAAGACTGAATCGGAACGTTTGGCTTGCGACGTCGTTGTGATCAGCGATAACAGCCAGCTCGGCGACGGCAAGCCTGCGATCACCTACGGCCTTCGCGGGATCATCGCTTTCGAATTGCACGTCGATGGTCCTGCCAGAGACCTGCATTCGGGATCCTTCGGCGGCGCGTTAGCCAACCCGGCCAATGTTCTGTGCCGGATGATGTCCGAATTGATCGATGCCGAAGGAAAGATTCAGATCCCCGGCTTTTACGATGACGTCCGCGAACTGTCCGATGCTGAGCGAGCCCAATTGGCGAAGCTGCCGTTTGACGAGACCCGGTTTGCCAAACAAGTCGGCGTCGACGCCCTGGTGGGCGAGCCCGGCTTCACGACGAACGAGCGGCGTTGGGCTCGGCCGACTCTCGACATCAACGGTTTGACCTCCGGGCATCAAGGCGAAGGTGGCAAGACGATCGTCCCTTCGACAGCGTCGGTCAAATTCACCTGCCGCTTGGTCCCCGACCAAAACCCCGACAAGATCGCAGAGGTCGTCAAAGAACGGATCGCCGCGATCTGTCCTTCCGGCGTGCGGCACCGCTTGGAAATCGGACACGGTGGCGGCGGCATGCTGGCCAGCATCGACAGTCCTTATATGGCGGCAGCTCAACAGGCGATCGAACGATCCTTTGGCGTGACGCCGTTTTTGATTCGCGAAGGGGGTTCGATTCCGATCGTCGCCGAATTCCAAGAGCAGTTGGGGGCTGAATGCCTATTGTTGGGCTGGGGATTGGACGATGACAACGCACATAGCCCGAACGAAAAGTTTTGTTTAGCCGATTTTCATCGCGGTATCCGCGCCAGTGCGTACCTCTGGGAAGAACTGGCTGCGAAGTCGTAA
- the serS gene encoding serine--tRNA ligase produces the protein MLDRKFIVEHADQVQANCERRGVSCEVQRIVSLEAQRKTLLTDSQEFNRLANEVSKKIKSAKDNDERQQFIAEGRDLRQKKDAAQKQHDEIDAEVLALISAIPNMTHPDVPSGGEEDAKEVGFGKTAVRTFDFAVKDHLELAQPLDLVDFEAGARVTGSGFYFLKNDAVLLDLALQQFAIRHLMAKGFIPVTTPDLATTSVLQGIGFTPRGPETQIYSIENSDLHLVGTAEITLGGMYADQTVDLEELPIKLCGLSHCFRTEAGAAGRASRGLYRVHQFTKVEMFAFTSPEQSDAMHEELRQTECELFDALEVPYRIVDTASGDLGGPAYRKYDLEAWMPGRGEAGEWGEVTSTSNCTDYQARRLNVRYKTKGEKGTNFVHTLNGTAFATGRAMIAIIENNQQADGSIAVPKALQPWVGKEKIG, from the coding sequence ATGCTAGACCGCAAATTTATTGTCGAACACGCCGATCAGGTTCAAGCCAATTGCGAGCGCCGCGGCGTCAGTTGCGAGGTTCAGCGGATCGTATCGCTGGAAGCTCAACGCAAGACGTTGCTGACCGATTCGCAAGAGTTCAATCGCTTGGCGAATGAAGTGAGCAAGAAGATCAAATCGGCGAAGGACAACGACGAGCGTCAGCAGTTCATCGCCGAGGGGCGTGACTTGCGTCAGAAGAAGGACGCGGCGCAGAAGCAGCACGACGAGATCGATGCCGAAGTCCTCGCGCTGATCTCGGCGATTCCGAACATGACTCACCCCGATGTTCCCAGCGGTGGCGAAGAGGATGCGAAGGAAGTCGGCTTTGGCAAGACGGCGGTCCGCACGTTCGACTTTGCCGTCAAGGATCACCTGGAACTCGCCCAACCGCTGGACCTTGTCGATTTCGAAGCGGGCGCACGCGTGACCGGTTCGGGATTCTACTTCCTCAAAAACGATGCGGTCCTGTTGGATCTGGCGTTGCAGCAATTTGCCATTCGCCATCTGATGGCCAAGGGCTTCATCCCGGTCACCACCCCCGACCTTGCGACCACCTCGGTTCTGCAGGGAATCGGCTTCACGCCGCGTGGTCCCGAGACGCAGATCTACAGCATCGAAAATTCGGATCTGCACCTGGTTGGCACCGCCGAGATCACGCTGGGCGGGATGTACGCCGACCAGACGGTCGATCTCGAAGAATTGCCGATCAAGCTGTGTGGGCTGAGTCACTGTTTCCGCACCGAAGCGGGAGCCGCGGGGCGTGCGTCGCGAGGGCTGTATCGCGTCCATCAGTTCACCAAAGTCGAGATGTTTGCGTTCACCAGCCCCGAGCAGAGCGATGCGATGCACGAGGAACTGCGTCAGACCGAATGTGAGCTCTTCGACGCGTTGGAGGTTCCCTACCGCATTGTCGACACCGCCAGTGGCGATCTCGGTGGACCGGCTTACCGCAAATACGATCTCGAAGCCTGGATGCCCGGTCGCGGCGAAGCGGGTGAATGGGGCGAAGTCACAAGCACAAGTAACTGTACCGACTATCAAGCCCGCCGCTTGAACGTGCGTTACAAAACCAAAGGCGAAAAGGGAACGAACTTCGTTCACACGCTCAACGGGACAGCGTTTGCAACGGGCCGGGCGATGATTGCGATCATCGAAAACAACCAACAGGCCGACGGATCGATCGCGGTTCCCAAAGCCCTGCAGCCTTGGGTCGGCAAAGAAAAGATCGGCTAG
- a CDS encoding RecQ family ATP-dependent DNA helicase, whose amino-acid sequence MNTPVSVLKKFFGYSEFRAKQAQIVDHVLSGQHALVIMPTGMGKSLCFQIPALMLAAESRDAKSKRRPLTLVMSPLIALMKDQVDTLVRRDISATFVNSSLDRKERNKRYKEIGEGKYDLLYVTPERFRKADFLEQLSRREIPLLAVDEAHCISQWGHDFRPDYTRLEEIRQTLGNPTTIALTATATPQVQADIVAQLGLQPHESRTFHEGIDRPNLSLKVLDVWGEDEKLQQMLRIRKEAEGSGIVYFTLIKTLEQFSDRLLSRGVPHLVYHGDLPRHERRRVQDEFMLQPDWMVLATNAFGMGIDKEDIRYVVHADVPGSMESYYQEIGRAGRDGLPSQCTLLYEEADLATQMEFIGWSNPSAEYYRRVYDFLKHDAEQIQAYGIEWLRDQLTRKDKHDHRLDTALSMLHRWGAIEGSLRPLKARVTGPMPPQLSDQDQLDEKLRRDQQKLYALVQYVKHEGDRKDFLNEYFGVAESQTGA is encoded by the coding sequence TTGAATACTCCAGTTTCCGTTCTGAAGAAGTTTTTTGGTTATTCGGAGTTTCGCGCCAAGCAGGCTCAGATTGTCGACCACGTGCTGTCCGGTCAGCATGCGTTGGTGATCATGCCGACCGGCATGGGCAAATCGCTCTGCTTCCAGATCCCGGCGCTCATGCTGGCCGCCGAATCAAGGGATGCAAAGTCCAAGCGGCGGCCGCTGACACTGGTGATGTCCCCCTTGATCGCGCTGATGAAAGATCAAGTCGACACGTTGGTTCGACGGGATATCTCGGCGACGTTTGTCAATTCGTCGTTGGATCGCAAGGAGCGGAACAAGCGTTACAAGGAGATCGGCGAGGGGAAATACGATCTTCTGTACGTGACGCCCGAGCGATTTCGTAAAGCCGATTTTCTAGAGCAGTTGTCGCGTCGAGAGATCCCGTTGCTGGCCGTCGACGAAGCGCATTGCATCAGCCAGTGGGGACACGACTTCCGGCCCGACTACACGCGGTTGGAAGAGATCCGCCAGACGCTCGGTAATCCCACAACGATCGCTTTGACCGCCACGGCGACTCCGCAAGTGCAGGCTGATATCGTTGCCCAGCTTGGGTTGCAACCGCACGAATCGCGGACGTTCCACGAGGGAATCGATCGCCCCAACCTTTCGTTGAAGGTGCTCGATGTCTGGGGCGAAGACGAGAAGCTGCAACAGATGCTGCGGATCCGCAAGGAAGCCGAGGGCAGCGGGATCGTCTACTTCACGTTGATCAAGACGCTGGAACAGTTCAGCGACCGCCTGTTGTCGCGCGGCGTTCCGCATCTTGTCTATCACGGTGATCTTCCGCGTCACGAGCGTCGCCGCGTGCAAGACGAATTCATGTTGCAGCCCGATTGGATGGTCTTGGCGACCAATGCGTTTGGGATGGGCATCGACAAAGAGGACATTCGGTATGTGGTCCACGCCGATGTGCCTGGATCGATGGAGTCGTATTACCAAGAGATCGGACGGGCAGGTCGTGATGGTCTTCCGTCGCAGTGTACGCTCCTGTACGAGGAAGCGGATCTGGCAACGCAGATGGAATTCATCGGCTGGAGCAATCCGTCGGCGGAGTACTACCGCCGCGTTTACGATTTCCTGAAGCACGACGCCGAGCAGATCCAGGCTTACGGCATCGAATGGCTCCGCGATCAACTGACGCGGAAAGACAAGCACGACCATCGGCTCGATACCGCGCTGTCGATGTTGCACCGGTGGGGAGCGATCGAGGGATCGCTGCGGCCGCTAAAAGCCCGCGTGACCGGACCGATGCCGCCGCAATTGTCCGACCAGGATCAACTGGACGAAAAATTGCGTCGCGACCAGCAAAAACTGTACGCGTTGGTCCAATACGTGAAGCACGAAGGGGACCGCAAAGATTTCTTGAACGAGTACTTTGGCGTCGCGGAATCCCAAACGGGTGCCTGA